One genomic segment of Primulina tabacum isolate GXHZ01 chromosome 9, ASM2559414v2, whole genome shotgun sequence includes these proteins:
- the LOC142556900 gene encoding uncharacterized protein LOC142556900 has translation MECTSGDKKKTNLDNVSNYILYKTMDKNTSSKIKMYLTAKDIWDKLIQLCELNEQTKENKFSMSIQKFDSIKMKVEESMSDFDERVTSIIIEMSALGKEYGNREITSKIVKALPRE, from the coding sequence ATGGAATGTACTAGTGGTGACAAGAAAAAGACAAATCTGGACAATGTTTCCAATTACATACTGTACAAGACAATGGATAAAAATACCTCTAGCAAGATCAAAATGTATCTCACTGCCAAAGATATCTGGGATAAACTGATACAATTATGTGAATTAAATGAacaaacaaaagagaacaaaTTTTCTATGTCAATCCAAAAATTTGACAGTATCAAGATGAAGGTTGAAGAATCCATGTCAGACTTTGATGAAAGAGTGACCAGTATTATTATTGAAATGAGTGCTCTTGGCAAGGAATATGGAAATAGAGAAATAACCTCGAAAATTGTGAAGGCACTCCCAAGAGAATGA